A region of Myxococcus stipitatus DSM 14675 DNA encodes the following proteins:
- a CDS encoding histidine kinase dimerization/phospho-acceptor domain-containing protein, which produces MPIPLRVQAGAWSGWGVDLGFDAGIEQALAAVAERALRCGALAGMELLLRETLRLTSASGAALFDGSTCVARVGTHAAGFPSSTGRRLRLWPERTGPRDDALLERLSALGGALLAAHAREASSQARHARLLSARRRLEQEVAHWEVRRSLAAHDLRTPLMVVRGYVDMMLKGHAGPLCSTMQRYLDRMARATQDQRAVIDQRLGRNPITDLGPLLQTALGPHAKQSPRRELTLALPERPMRVRASTAQLEAWVRVLARALATTRSTSVWLLGVAVEATRCWQLDLRMQGGHAPAERPLAVVREHTRRLGGTLRAPSSDARSWIILLPAEAT; this is translated from the coding sequence ATGCCCATACCTCTGCGCGTGCAAGCGGGTGCTTGGAGTGGGTGGGGCGTCGACCTCGGATTCGACGCGGGGATAGAGCAGGCGCTGGCGGCGGTCGCCGAGCGCGCGCTGCGCTGTGGCGCCCTCGCGGGCATGGAGCTTCTCCTGCGCGAGACACTCCGGCTGACGAGTGCCTCCGGCGCGGCCCTCTTCGATGGGAGCACGTGCGTGGCCCGGGTGGGCACCCACGCCGCGGGATTCCCGTCGAGCACGGGACGCCGCCTGCGACTGTGGCCCGAGAGGACGGGACCTCGGGACGATGCGCTGCTGGAGCGGCTGTCCGCCTTGGGGGGCGCGCTGCTCGCGGCCCACGCGCGTGAGGCCTCCTCCCAGGCGCGGCACGCACGGCTCCTGTCCGCGCGTCGGCGCTTGGAGCAGGAGGTGGCACACTGGGAGGTGCGCCGCTCGCTGGCGGCCCATGACCTGCGCACGCCCTTGATGGTCGTCCGGGGGTACGTGGACATGATGCTGAAGGGCCATGCGGGCCCCCTCTGCTCGACGATGCAGCGCTACCTGGACCGCATGGCGCGGGCCACGCAGGACCAACGCGCCGTCATCGACCAGCGGCTGGGCCGCAACCCCATCACCGACCTGGGTCCCCTGCTCCAGACAGCGCTCGGTCCCCACGCGAAGCAGTCACCGCGCCGCGAGCTGACGCTGGCCCTGCCCGAGCGTCCCATGCGCGTGAGGGCGAGCACCGCTCAACTGGAAGCCTGGGTGCGCGTCCTGGCGCGGGCCCTGGCGACGACGCGGTCCACCTCGGTGTGGCTCCTGGGGGTGGCCGTCGAGGCCACGCGGTGTTGGCAGCTCGACCTCCGGATGCAGGGAGGACACGCGCCCGCGGAGCGGCCGCTGGCGGTGGTGCGAGAGCACACCCGTCGGCTCGGAGGGACACTGCGCGCGCCCTCATCGGACGCGCGCTCGTGGATCATCCTGCTCCCAGCGGAGGCGACCTGA
- a CDS encoding hybrid sensor histidine kinase/response regulator, with the protein MDPQLLRSIWPVFSAETREQIQSIGAKVLGMEGPSTAREADLLPSLKRLVHSLKGSAASLGLDDIENVVHAIEDGLAHTRTDVGLPRDAVESMLRGLSGIESAMARGDAGQSPEVEGLASLLKSLGRDVAVPESVSVASGLSAKGLEVLDFLEASLRALCSPDVPDRAAVVRKAMERARGLRGLALDGGASRVATLAESAALGFARMEPGGDPASLAASDVAGTLVELRGRLDAVKSTASANRSVETPKVVPAQAAPEALTPGMPVAAPEARASMAEHTVRVSVKTLDSLALQVELLMSGRSQQARRSESYRAMSDGTHEVLRHLERAASQLSLAGGGPALDSLRSGVALMRTMQKRLLEVSREAHRDGEQLALVAQVARDDLRDLRMVPASQLLEPLRRTVREVSARLSKDVALELAGGEVRLDRRILDALKDPLLHLVRNAIDHGLETPEERRSAGKPETGRLTVRVEPRGARIALVVEDDGYGLSPDRVRATAVRRGLLAEEAASRLSDAQAARLVFQPGFSTREQVTATSGRGVGLDVVQATAARLQGSVDVDFWAGQGTRFTVDLPLTLAAALGLLVRTGTAVAAIPSDSVERVMRLMPEDVGTVAGRVVARVDGSQLTFLSLSEAIGLPRLPLAIDSGRVQMAALVVVGGDKVLYAIDEVVGQQEIVVRSLGKHLQSVRHLAGAAVLDDGRVVPVLNAPELVRAARPETRSSSAEVRRPRILVCDDSLTTRFAMKSLLEIAGFPVVTAADGEEAWGILERTPCQLVVSDWQMPRLDGVGLARRIKSHATLHSTPVILVTSLDSPEDRAAGLEAGADGYLVKREVERGKLLELVRNLLPARA; encoded by the coding sequence ATGGATCCGCAGCTCTTGCGCAGCATCTGGCCGGTGTTCTCCGCGGAGACGCGTGAGCAGATCCAATCCATTGGAGCGAAGGTGCTCGGAATGGAGGGGCCGTCGACCGCGCGCGAGGCGGACCTGCTGCCCTCGCTCAAGCGCCTGGTCCACAGCCTCAAGGGCTCCGCGGCGAGCCTGGGACTCGACGACATCGAGAACGTGGTGCACGCCATCGAGGACGGGCTGGCCCACACTCGGACGGACGTGGGCCTCCCGCGCGACGCGGTGGAGTCCATGCTCCGAGGCCTGTCCGGCATCGAGTCGGCCATGGCCCGGGGCGACGCGGGACAGTCGCCCGAGGTCGAGGGACTGGCCTCGCTGCTCAAGTCCCTGGGCCGCGATGTCGCCGTGCCCGAGTCGGTGTCGGTGGCCTCGGGCCTGTCGGCGAAGGGCTTGGAGGTGCTGGACTTCCTGGAGGCCTCGCTCCGCGCGCTCTGCTCGCCGGACGTTCCGGACCGGGCCGCCGTCGTGCGCAAGGCGATGGAGCGGGCCCGCGGGCTGCGCGGGCTGGCGCTGGACGGTGGGGCCTCGCGGGTGGCCACGCTGGCCGAGTCGGCCGCGCTGGGCTTCGCGCGCATGGAGCCGGGCGGTGACCCGGCGAGCCTGGCCGCGTCGGATGTCGCGGGCACGCTGGTGGAGCTGCGCGGACGACTGGACGCGGTGAAGTCGACGGCCTCGGCGAATCGGTCCGTCGAGACGCCGAAGGTGGTGCCCGCGCAGGCCGCTCCGGAAGCGCTCACGCCCGGGATGCCCGTGGCGGCGCCGGAGGCTCGCGCCTCCATGGCGGAGCACACGGTCCGCGTGTCGGTGAAGACGCTCGACTCGCTGGCGCTCCAGGTGGAGCTGCTGATGTCGGGCCGGTCGCAGCAGGCGCGGCGCTCCGAGAGCTACCGCGCGATGTCGGATGGCACGCATGAGGTGCTGCGGCACCTGGAGCGCGCGGCCTCGCAGCTCTCGCTGGCGGGGGGCGGGCCGGCGCTGGACTCGCTGCGCTCCGGCGTGGCGTTGATGCGCACCATGCAGAAGCGCCTGCTGGAGGTGTCTCGCGAGGCGCACCGCGACGGCGAGCAACTGGCGCTGGTGGCCCAGGTGGCGCGCGATGACCTGCGCGACTTGCGCATGGTGCCCGCGTCGCAGCTCCTGGAGCCCCTGCGCCGCACCGTGCGCGAGGTGTCCGCGCGGCTGAGCAAGGACGTGGCGCTGGAGCTGGCCGGAGGCGAGGTCCGGTTGGACCGGCGCATCCTCGACGCGCTGAAGGACCCGCTGCTGCACCTGGTCCGCAACGCCATCGACCATGGGTTGGAGACTCCCGAGGAGCGGCGCTCCGCGGGCAAGCCCGAGACGGGGCGCTTGACGGTGCGCGTGGAGCCTCGAGGCGCGCGCATCGCGCTGGTGGTGGAGGACGACGGCTATGGCCTGTCGCCGGACCGCGTGCGCGCCACGGCGGTGCGCAGGGGCCTGCTGGCGGAGGAGGCGGCCTCGCGGCTCTCCGACGCCCAGGCCGCGCGCCTGGTGTTCCAGCCGGGCTTCTCCACGCGAGAGCAGGTGACGGCCACCTCGGGGCGGGGCGTGGGGCTGGACGTGGTGCAGGCCACCGCGGCGCGTCTCCAGGGCTCCGTGGACGTGGACTTCTGGGCGGGGCAGGGCACGCGCTTCACGGTGGACCTGCCGCTGACGCTCGCCGCCGCGCTGGGCCTGCTGGTGCGCACGGGCACGGCGGTGGCCGCCATTCCTTCCGACAGCGTGGAGCGCGTGATGCGCTTGATGCCGGAGGACGTGGGCACCGTGGCTGGACGCGTGGTGGCGCGCGTGGATGGCTCGCAGCTCACCTTCCTGTCGCTGTCGGAGGCCATCGGCCTGCCTCGGTTGCCCCTGGCCATCGACTCCGGGCGCGTGCAGATGGCCGCGCTGGTCGTCGTGGGCGGCGACAAGGTGCTGTACGCCATCGACGAGGTGGTGGGGCAGCAGGAGATTGTCGTGCGCTCGCTCGGCAAGCACCTGCAGAGCGTGCGGCACCTGGCGGGCGCGGCCGTGCTGGACGACGGGCGCGTGGTGCCGGTGCTCAACGCGCCGGAACTCGTGCGCGCGGCGCGGCCGGAGACCCGCTCCTCGTCGGCGGAGGTGCGGCGTCCGCGCATCCTCGTCTGCGACGACTCGCTCACCACGCGCTTCGCGATGAAGTCCCTGCTCGAGATCGCCGGCTTCCCCGTGGTGACCGCGGCGGATGGCGAGGAGGCCTGGGGCATCCTCGAGCGGACGCCGTGCCAGCTCGTCGTGAGCGACTGGCAGATGCCTCGGCTGGATGGGGTCGGGCTTGCCCGGCGCATCAAGTCCCACGCGACGCTGCACTCCACGCCCGTCATCCTCGTCACATCGCTCGACAGTCCAGAGGACCGGGCCGCGGGGTTGGAGGCCGGCGCGGATGGCTACCTCGTCAAGCGCGAGGTGGAGCGCGGCAAGCTGCTGGAGCTCGTCCGGAACCTGCTCCCCGCTCGCGCGTGA